A window from Methanomassiliicoccus sp. encodes these proteins:
- a CDS encoding polyprenyl synthetase family protein, which produces MVASWDASVAEELRLVEAEIRNSVQSRQPLLTEIAMHVINSGGKRMRPGIALLSFYCVGGKERQKIIQLAAAFELIHSATLVHDDINDGADTRRGNIAAYRKYGLQRALITGDFLFVQGFRLGGAMETQEVVEIVAESCSAMAESEILQIEVEHRTETPLETYMSIIGGKTARPIEASARVGAYIGEGSSSQIEALGRYGLNIGYAFQIVDDILDIIGKPNALGKPLGMDVLDSKANLPLMIAMQGHYPGSDRIAEVFKKDHKTEEEIDEVLALVRATDALDRARDHAIRLRDAALDALKDLPPSTYRDSLVALAGTVLERTY; this is translated from the coding sequence ATGGTAGCAAGCTGGGACGCTTCTGTAGCTGAGGAACTCCGCCTGGTGGAAGCGGAGATCAGGAACAGCGTCCAATCCCGACAGCCCCTTTTGACCGAGATAGCGATGCATGTGATCAACTCGGGGGGCAAGCGGATGAGGCCGGGAATCGCCCTTCTTTCGTTCTACTGCGTGGGCGGAAAGGAACGACAGAAGATCATCCAGCTCGCCGCCGCCTTCGAACTCATCCATTCGGCCACCCTAGTGCATGACGACATCAACGATGGCGCCGACACCCGCCGGGGGAATATCGCCGCATACCGTAAGTACGGCCTGCAGAGGGCGCTGATCACCGGCGACTTTCTGTTCGTGCAGGGCTTCCGCCTGGGCGGGGCCATGGAGACCCAGGAGGTCGTGGAGATCGTCGCCGAGTCCTGCTCGGCCATGGCCGAGAGCGAGATCCTGCAGATCGAAGTCGAGCACCGCACGGAGACCCCCCTGGAGACCTACATGAGCATCATCGGGGGCAAGACCGCCCGCCCCATCGAGGCCAGCGCCAGAGTCGGCGCCTACATCGGCGAGGGATCGTCCAGCCAGATCGAGGCCCTGGGGCGCTACGGCCTCAATATCGGCTATGCCTTCCAGATCGTCGACGACATCCTGGACATCATTGGTAAGCCCAACGCCCTAGGCAAGCCACTGGGCATGGATGTACTGGACAGCAAGGCCAACCTCCCCCTGATGATAGCCATGCAGGGCCATTATCCGGGCTCGGACCGCATCGCCGAGGTATTCAAGAAGGATCACAAGACCGAAGAGGAGATCGATGAGGTTCTGGCCCTTGTGCGGGCAACCGATGCCCTGGACAGGGCCAGGGACCATGCCATCAGGCTCAGGGACGCCGCCCTCGACGCGCTCAAGGACCTGCCGCCCTCGACATACCGTGACTCGCTGGTCGCCCTCGCCGGGACGGTCCTGGAGCGGACCTACTGA
- a CDS encoding NAD(P)/FAD-dependent oxidoreductase, producing MNTDFDVVIVGSGPAGSSTAEHAALGGARVLVLERKKVVGEPVACGEFMPMVEEIKDSFPRAEDLDPVFDIPQEYISREMDLFRIVSPTGHFFDVPFRGYTTDRDRFDKYLASKAVKAGAVIKTASQVTSVKEGEVSTRDETYRARVVVGADGPISKVAMGLGLPRNADLYPAVTSQAIGDFEPVMEMHFGGLAPGAYAWVLPKKHGANVGVGVAPRFSGGRVGDYFQEFLEQRHLEVKGRPFGKYVPSNGPLRQTCTASGLLVGDAAGHVMAVNGGGIPIAMICGRIAGRSIADHLRDGTPLTRYEESWKRQVYKPLRTAVHTKMLASLFFGGPRRLEFSMRFLGERRMGNILRCRPSFP from the coding sequence ATGAATACCGACTTCGACGTAGTCATCGTCGGCTCCGGACCTGCCGGATCGAGCACCGCCGAGCATGCCGCCCTGGGCGGAGCACGGGTGCTGGTTCTCGAACGCAAAAAGGTCGTGGGGGAGCCGGTGGCATGCGGTGAGTTCATGCCTATGGTGGAGGAGATCAAGGACTCCTTCCCCCGGGCAGAGGACCTCGACCCGGTATTCGACATCCCCCAGGAGTACATCTCTCGGGAGATGGACCTGTTCCGCATCGTGTCCCCCACCGGGCACTTCTTCGATGTGCCCTTCCGAGGATACACCACCGATCGGGACCGCTTCGACAAGTACCTGGCATCTAAGGCGGTGAAGGCCGGGGCAGTCATCAAGACTGCCAGCCAGGTCACCTCGGTCAAGGAGGGCGAGGTCAGCACCAGAGACGAGACATACCGCGCCCGGGTGGTGGTCGGTGCCGACGGCCCGATCTCCAAGGTGGCCATGGGCCTGGGGCTCCCGAGGAACGCCGACCTGTATCCGGCGGTGACCTCTCAGGCAATCGGGGACTTCGAGCCGGTCATGGAGATGCATTTCGGCGGCCTTGCCCCCGGCGCCTACGCCTGGGTGCTTCCAAAGAAGCACGGCGCGAACGTGGGGGTGGGCGTGGCTCCGCGGTTCTCCGGCGGCCGGGTGGGCGATTATTTCCAGGAGTTCCTGGAGCAGAGGCATCTAGAGGTCAAAGGGCGGCCTTTCGGCAAGTACGTGCCGTCCAACGGGCCGCTCAGACAGACCTGCACCGCGTCCGGCCTCCTGGTCGGGGACGCCGCCGGCCATGTGATGGCGGTAAACGGTGGAGGCATCCCCATCGCCATGATATGTGGCCGCATCGCCGGCCGGAGCATCGCCGATCATCTGCGCGACGGCACGCCCCTCACACGGTACGAGGAGAGCTGGAAGCGGCAGGTGTACAAGCCCCTGCGCACCGCAGTGCACACCAAGATGCTGGCGTCCCTGTTCTTCGGCGGCCCTCGCCGTCTCGAGTTCTCCATGCGCTTCCTCGGGGAGCGGCGGATGGGCAACATCCTCCGCTGCCGGCCTTCATTTCCGTGA
- a CDS encoding NuoM family protein gives MFENIPILSLLLIVPFVGALVTIGLGKNPKVAKYLALVFSGITLVLATLVTMNFSLSAPLGTSFQFEENYEWVSQLGISYHLGVDGISILMVFLSALLVFLAVIFSWDVEEKTRSYMGLMLLLDLGVLGVFMSLDYFLFYIFWEVVLIPMYFLIAIWGGPNRAYASIKFFIYTHVASLVMLLGIFALYFTASPLLGHPSFDMGQIATVSGDMGHAIQVIIYAALFFGFIVKMPMVPFHTWLPDAHVQAPTAGSVLLAGLLLKMGSYGIIRICVWTFPNITMEGQVLIAAIGVVSMIYGAFACLAQTDLKKMVAYSSISHMGIVLLGIATMTDLGMAAAVFQMFAHGLITAVLFMTCGMFQHKAGTREIPLLGGLAPKIPIVSTVMMMGFMASLGLPGLVGFMAEFSVLTATYDWAGLWVMIPIASVALTAAYYLWAMQRSIFGNLTTKIDTEHIHDAYWFETVPLAVLIGLIALFGIYPRLIMDIIVPSIPRILTGVI, from the coding sequence ATGTTCGAAAACATTCCCATACTTTCCCTGCTGCTGATCGTCCCGTTCGTAGGAGCGCTGGTAACGATCGGCCTGGGTAAGAACCCCAAGGTCGCCAAGTACCTGGCCTTGGTCTTTTCCGGGATCACTCTGGTCCTCGCGACCCTCGTGACCATGAACTTCTCGCTCAGCGCGCCGCTGGGTACGTCGTTCCAGTTCGAGGAGAACTATGAGTGGGTCAGCCAGCTGGGCATCTCGTACCACCTGGGCGTGGACGGCATCAGCATCCTGATGGTCTTCCTGTCCGCACTGCTCGTCTTCCTGGCCGTCATATTCTCCTGGGATGTGGAGGAGAAGACCCGGTCCTACATGGGCCTCATGCTCCTGCTGGACCTGGGCGTCCTGGGCGTGTTCATGTCCCTGGACTACTTCCTCTTCTACATCTTCTGGGAGGTTGTGCTGATCCCGATGTACTTCCTCATAGCGATATGGGGAGGACCGAACCGGGCCTATGCGTCCATTAAGTTCTTCATATATACCCACGTGGCCTCGCTGGTCATGCTGCTGGGCATATTCGCCCTGTACTTCACCGCGAGCCCCCTGCTGGGCCATCCCAGCTTCGATATGGGTCAGATAGCCACGGTGTCCGGTGACATGGGTCACGCCATCCAGGTCATCATCTACGCAGCGCTGTTCTTCGGCTTCATCGTCAAGATGCCGATGGTACCGTTCCATACTTGGCTGCCTGATGCCCACGTGCAGGCCCCGACCGCTGGGTCGGTCCTGCTGGCTGGACTGCTGCTGAAGATGGGGTCCTACGGTATCATCAGGATCTGCGTCTGGACCTTCCCCAACATCACAATGGAAGGCCAGGTTCTCATCGCGGCCATTGGCGTGGTGTCGATGATTTACGGCGCGTTCGCCTGTCTGGCGCAGACCGACCTAAAAAAGATGGTCGCCTACTCTTCGATCAGCCACATGGGCATAGTGCTCCTGGGCATCGCTACCATGACCGATCTGGGCATGGCAGCGGCGGTGTTCCAGATGTTCGCCCACGGTCTGATTACGGCCGTCCTCTTCATGACCTGCGGCATGTTCCAGCACAAGGCGGGGACCAGAGAGATCCCTCTGCTGGGCGGCCTGGCCCCCAAGATACCCATCGTGTCCACGGTAATGATGATGGGGTTCATGGCATCCCTCGGGCTTCCCGGCCTGGTGGGGTTCATGGCCGAGTTCTCCGTCCTCACTGCCACCTACGACTGGGCGGGCCTGTGGGTCATGATCCCGATCGCCAGCGTGGCCCTGACCGCAGCGTACTACCTGTGGGCCATGCAGCGCTCGATCTTCGGCAACCTTACCACCAAGATCGACACCGAGCACATCCACGATGCATACTGGTTCGAGACCGTCCCCCTGGCGGTCCTGATCGGCCTGATCGCCCTGTTCGGCATCTATCCCCGGCTGATAATGGACATCATCGTGCCGTCGATTCCCCGCATCCTGACCGGGGTGATCTAA
- a CDS encoding CBS domain-containing protein produces MMENTEHVTEARVMDLMRPDPATVPYEGTLNDALEAMIERDSGSVLVMDDGRLAGLIGDTDIARLVVRGVDLKRALVRDFVTACILTGNQPCVQIRRDDSVTNALRVMDSWAANQIVVVNEKDEVVGTISVLDALKGWKKEV; encoded by the coding sequence ATGATGGAGAATACCGAGCACGTCACTGAGGCGCGGGTCATGGATCTCATGAGGCCCGATCCTGCCACGGTGCCCTACGAGGGCACGCTGAACGATGCCCTGGAGGCCATGATCGAGCGGGACAGCGGCAGCGTGCTGGTGATGGACGACGGTCGGCTGGCGGGCCTCATCGGGGACACCGACATCGCACGGCTGGTGGTAAGGGGGGTGGACCTGAAGAGGGCCCTGGTGCGAGATTTCGTCACCGCCTGCATCCTTACCGGGAACCAACCTTGCGTGCAGATCCGGCGGGATGACAGCGTGACCAATGCCCTCCGAGTCATGGATTCCTGGGCCGCGAATCAGATAGTAGTGGTAAATGAAAAAGACGAAGTGGTCGGGACGATCTCCGTCCTCGACGCGCTAAAAGGTTGGAAGAAAGAGGTTTGA
- a CDS encoding NADH-quinone oxidoreductase subunit N — translation MALDYSALYPVLIMVAFAAALPAVHLVAKSSRAVAGVSVVGILASMGLVLYYMMNGYPVPMGGPNTPLLQFDVFAALFALVFQSVALITVLTSARYIEKDRHQAEYFALIMLATAGMMLTAMAVDLITLYVGLEVASISTFALVAFRKKDKRGAEASVKYLVIGGLSSALSLYGISLLYGITGTTNLAGVNAALAAMPSGLDPAAWMAIALLVAGFGFKVAIVPFHMWAPDVYEGAPTPISGLLAAGSKKMGMVLMFKVFIVALIALKADWQVLAGVLAILTMTIGNVVALQQTNIKRMLAYSSIGQAGYMIIAIAVATQFAVEGGIFHIITHAFMKGGAFMIVAALSYVALGENISDYKGLARRAPLIALSMAIFLFALAGIPPLSGFWSKVILFSSAIDAAQVAGQQWMMWLAVAGILNSALSLYYYVRVIKYMFVDEGVSTEKLKIPMSMSVAIAICVIATIAIGLWPNPVIDICSQAARTLFPI, via the coding sequence ATGGCTCTAGACTACAGTGCGTTGTACCCTGTGCTGATCATGGTGGCCTTCGCCGCGGCATTGCCCGCGGTGCATTTGGTCGCCAAGTCCAGCCGGGCGGTGGCCGGGGTGTCCGTGGTGGGCATCCTCGCCTCCATGGGCCTTGTGCTCTACTATATGATGAACGGCTACCCGGTGCCCATGGGCGGCCCGAACACCCCGCTCCTACAGTTCGACGTGTTCGCCGCCCTGTTCGCCCTGGTATTCCAGTCCGTGGCCCTCATCACCGTCCTGACCTCGGCCAGATATATCGAGAAGGACCGCCATCAGGCGGAGTACTTCGCCCTCATCATGCTGGCTACCGCCGGCATGATGCTGACGGCCATGGCCGTGGACCTGATCACCCTGTACGTCGGCCTGGAGGTCGCTTCGATCTCCACCTTCGCCCTGGTAGCCTTCCGCAAGAAGGACAAGCGGGGCGCCGAGGCCTCGGTGAAGTACCTGGTCATAGGTGGGCTGTCGTCCGCGCTGTCCCTGTATGGCATATCCCTGCTGTACGGGATCACCGGGACCACCAACCTCGCCGGCGTCAATGCCGCCCTCGCGGCGATGCCCTCGGGGCTTGACCCCGCTGCCTGGATGGCCATCGCCCTCCTGGTCGCCGGTTTCGGCTTCAAGGTCGCCATCGTGCCCTTCCACATGTGGGCGCCCGATGTGTACGAGGGAGCGCCTACTCCCATCTCCGGCCTGCTCGCAGCGGGCTCCAAGAAGATGGGCATGGTGCTGATGTTCAAGGTCTTCATAGTGGCACTCATCGCCTTGAAGGCCGACTGGCAGGTCCTGGCCGGCGTGCTGGCGATCCTGACCATGACCATCGGTAACGTGGTGGCGCTGCAGCAGACCAACATCAAGCGCATGCTGGCCTACTCGTCCATCGGTCAAGCCGGGTACATGATCATCGCCATAGCCGTAGCCACCCAGTTCGCCGTGGAGGGCGGCATCTTCCACATCATAACCCACGCCTTCATGAAGGGCGGGGCGTTCATGATTGTGGCCGCGCTGTCCTATGTGGCACTGGGCGAGAACATCTCGGACTACAAGGGACTGGCCCGCCGGGCTCCGCTCATCGCGCTGTCCATGGCCATCTTCCTCTTCGCCCTGGCCGGCATACCGCCGCTGTCCGGGTTCTGGTCCAAGGTCATACTGTTCTCCTCTGCCATCGACGCCGCACAGGTCGCCGGTCAGCAGTGGATGATGTGGCTGGCCGTGGCCGGTATCCTGAACAGCGCCCTGTCCCTGTACTATTACGTACGCGTGATCAAGTACATGTTCGTGGACGAAGGCGTCAGCACGGAGAAGCTGAAGATCCCAATGTCGATGAGCGTCGCGATCGCCATCTGCGTCATCGCCACCATCGCCATTGGCCTGTGGCCCAACCCGGTCATCGATATCTGCAGCCAGGCCGCTAGGACCCTGTTCCCGATCTGA